GTTGTTAAGTCATTCTAGCTGTCATTGTTTCGTTTTGTGGTTGTATTGAGATTTTCGAGGGATGCGATTGCCGGGCCTTGTCCACGTGGTAGACGACGACGCTTCGTTCCGGACGGCGATCGAGCGTCGTCTGAGGCTCGCCGGCTATGACGTCGCGACCTATGCATCGGCACTGGAGCTGCTGGACCACCTGCCGGGCGACGCGCAGCCGGGATGCATCCTGCTCGACGTGCAGATCCCGGGCTTGAGCGGCCCGGAATTGCAGAGCCGCTTGACCGAGCTTGGCTCGACTGTGCCGATCGTCTTCCTCACCGGCCACGCCGATACCGCAACGACCGTGCGGGCCATCAAGGCCGGCGCCGAGGACTTCCTGACCAAGCCCGTATCGTCGGAGCAATTGATCGACGCGATCAAGCGCGCCCTGGCGCGTCAGGAGGCCGCACGTGGACAGCACGCCAAGCTCGATCTGCTCCGCGCCCTTGTCTCATCCCTGACGCCCCGTGAACGGCAGGTGTTCGACTTGATCGTGCGCGGCAGGATCAACAAGCAGATTGCCTATGAGCTTGGAACGACCGAACGCACCGTGAAGGCGCACCGCCACCAGGTGATGGAGAAAATGCGAGTTCATTCGCTTGCTGAACTTGTGTCGATCGCGGAGCGGCTTGGACTGCTCGATGCAAACGCTGTTCCGGGCAACTGATCGGTTCCCTTCGGCTGCCAGAGCCGTGCAAGCGCGACCCTGCCCAAAGGGACAATATGAAAGTTTGTTGACGGTGTGCTTTATGAGCGCGCAATTGTTTGTGAGCTTTTCGGCCGAGAGAATCGATCCGCCGTCCGGAACGGTTCCGCGAGCCAGTAATTCTCTATTCATCCCGCATGCCAGTCCGAGGTCGCTTCTTGCCGACACGCACGTCCGTCTTCGTCGTTGACGATGATTCCTCGATGCGCTCGAGCATCAGGCGGTTGCTGCGCGAGCACGGCTTCAGCGCGGCGTTGTTCGACTCGACGAAGGCGCTGCTCGATCACGGTGATTTCGACGAGGCCATCTGCATCATCATCGATATCGATCTGAATGGACAATCCGGCATCGAGCTGCGGCGGCGCCTGGCGGAGGAGGGCGTCACCGCGCCGGTCATCTATATTACCGGCAATGACAGCCGCGCAAACCGCCTGGCAGCGGTCGAGTCGGGATGTATTGCCTACCTGACCAAGCCCTTCACGGCGCAGTCATTCATCGAATCGATTGAACGGGCCCGTATGGGATTCGTCTAGCGCGATCGGTCCATTTGTTCGTCGATGTATTGCCCGAGCGTCTGGGCCGGTGCGGCCTTGTGGACAGTGGCGAATTGCCCGAGCGGCACTGTGGCTCCATCAGTCTTCGCATCGAGTTGATTTCCGCAGGGCGGAGACTGGCTTGATCCAGATCAACCCCCCCTGGACTCCGAGCGCCATTTATGGGGCTGCTCGCGACACCGAGCGCCAGTAGGAGGAGGCTGGCACATGAAGTCACCTTTCCTGCCGCGAACCGGCTGGATTCGATCCTTTCCTCCATTTGGCTGGCTTGCCGAATATCGCAGTTCGTGGCTGCGCCCTGACGCGATCGCTGGAATTACTCTCGCGGCCTATGCGATACCGGTGTCGCTGGCCTACGCGGGACTCGCCGGCTTGCCGCCCCAGGTCGGCATCTACGGCTACATGCTCGGCGGTATCGGCTATGCTCTGCTCGGCTCGTCGCGCCAGCTTGCGGTCGGCCCGACGTCGGCGATCTCGCTAATGATTGCCGGCACCGTAGGCTCGCTCGCCGGAGGAGATGCGGCGCGATATACGCAGATTGCGAGTCTTGCCGCATGTGCTGTGGCACTGCTTTGCCTGATAGCTTGGCTGTTCAAGCTCAGCACGCTCGTCCGCCTGGTCAGCGACAGCATTCTCGTCGGCTTCAAGGCGGGCGCGGGGCTTACGATCATCATGAGTCAGCTGCCAAGCCTGTTCGGCGTTGCGGGTGGCGGCCACAATTTCTTCGGCCGCGCGAGCTTGCTTGCCAGTCAGCTTGGCGACGTCAATCTGTTTGTGCTGGCGATCGGGGCCATAGCGATACTGCTGTTGCTGCTCGGCGAGCGGCTCCTGCCTGGCCGGCCGGTCGGGCTCACGGTGGTCGTGCTATCGATCGTCGTCGCAACCCTCCTCGGTCTTCCCTCGCTGGGCATACCGGTCACCGGGAAAATCCCGGAAGGGTTGCCGGCATTCGCCGTGCCGACGTTTGGGCTGGTGGAGCCTGAAGAACTGTTTCCCCTCGCGGCCGGATGTCTGCTGCTGGCCTATATAGAAGGTGTCTCTGCGGCCCGCAGCTTTGCCGCCAAGCACGGATATAGTCTCGACGCGCGGCAGGAATTTTTGGGGCTGGGGGCTGCGAATCTCGCGGCGGCTTTTTGCCATGGCTACCCCGTCGCCGGCGGTCTGTCGCAATCCGCGGTGAATGATTCGGCGGGAGCACGCTCGCCGCTGGCGTTGGTGTTTTGCGCGATCGCCCTTGCGTTGTGCCTGCTCTTCTTCACCAGACTATTGACCAACCTTCCCAAGGCGGTGTTGGCGGCCATAGTCTTTGCCGCCGTGTACAGGCTGGTCGATGTCCGTGCGCTGCTTCGCATGTGGAAGGTCAGCCAAATCGACTTCTATGCCGCAGCGATCGCGCTGGTATCGGTGCTGCTGCTGGGAATCCTGCAGGGCGTGTTGCTGGCGGCGCTCGCATCCATCTTCCTGCTGCTGGCGCGCGCCTCGCAGCCCAATGTGGCGTTCCTCGGTCGGCTTCCTGGAACCGGCCGCTACTCGGACAGCTCCAGGCATGACGGCGTCGAGCCGCTGGTCGGCGTGATTGCGTTCCGTCCCGAAGCCTCGCTGCTCTACATCAATGCCGAAACCATCCTGGAGACGGTCCTGGACGCGCTCCGGAAATCATCGGACATCAAGCTCGTGGCCTGCGATCTCTCGGCATCGCCCTATATCGATCTCGCCGGCGCGCGCATGCTGCACGATCTTCATGATGAACTCGCGTCCCATCAGGTGGCGTTCTGCATTGTGGGGGCGCACGCCCAAGTGCGCGATCTGTTGCGGGCGGAAGGACTGGCGGAGAAGACTGATAGCGGTGAATGGTTCCGGTCGCTCGACAGTGTGCTTGGCGGAATCGAGCAGGTTGAGCTCAATCGTGATCAAACCTAGGCCAACTGACAAGCGGGCACCCCGTCAGACGTCTGGGCCTCTTGCATCGCGAGGCGAGCCGGTCGGATCGGTAGGCGTCCGGTATCGCCAATGAAAACTCCGTTGATTTGGATCAAAGAAGGGTGGAGCGCGGTGCTCCTTGCTTGATAGGCTGGCCTCATCAATGCAAAGGAAAGAAATCATGGGGATTGCTACACGCTTCGCATTCGCTACCCTGCTCGTCGGCGTCGCCGGCTACAGCGCGCCATCGCGCGCCGAGACCGGTCAGGTTGCCATTGTCTTCACCAAGGGCGGGTTTATCGTCGGTGTTGGTGGCGGCGAGGGTGTCCTGCTGTACCGAGGCCACAAATATCCGTTCACCGTCTCCGGCATGAGCGTCGGCTTCACGATCGGCGCGTCGACCACCAAATTTGTCGGCCGCGCCCTCAATCTGAGGGGCCCGCAGTCCATCGAAGGATCCTATGCGGCGGGCGGAGCAGGGGGCGCCGTTGCCGCGGGCGCCGGAGCCGTTCAGCTACAGAACGGCAATGGCGTGATCCTGCAACTCAGCGGTCCGAAAATCGGCGCAGAAGTGTCCGCTGCCGTCGGCGGGGTCACGATCCGCTTAAAATAGAATTGAGGTGATCGGGCCGTGCTATGAGTGCGGCCCCCGATCGATGCTCTGTCCTGATTTTTCAGTACCGTTCTTCGACGAACTTCATCCCGCGCAAGCCTGCCTGGTCATTGTAGCGTCCCTTGTCGGAACGCGGCGGCAGCTTGACCTTGTTCTTCTTGATGCGTTTGTGCGGAATCGATTTCAGCAGATGAGCGATGCAGTTCAGCCGCGCCCGCCGCTTGTCGTCGGAGCGGATGATATGCCATGGCGCGTGTTTCGAACTGGTTGCCTTCAACATCAGGTCGCGCGCCCGGGAATAGGCGTACCACCGCCGGTACGATTCCAGATCCATCGGGCTAAGCTTCCACTGCCGCACCGGATCGTCGATGCGCGCCCTGAAACGGCGCTCCTGCTCGTCCATCCCGACCTCAAGCCAGATCTTGATCAGGATGATCCCGCCGTCGATAACGTATTTCTCCATCTCGGGGCAGAGCGAGAGAAAGCGCTCGTGCTCGGCAGGTGAACAGAAGCCCATCACATATTCGACGCCGGCGCGGTTGTACCAGCTCCGGTCGAAGATCACGATCTCGCCGCCGGCCGGAAACTGCTCCATGTAGCGCTGGAAGAAGAGCTGTGTCTTCTCGCGATCCGACGGCGCTGGCAAAGCCACCACGCGAAACGCACGCGGACTGACCTTTTCGGTGATCGCCTTGATCGTGCCGCCCTTGCCGGCGGCGTCGCGGCCTTCGAACAGCACGATGACCCGGAGCTTGTTTGCTCTCACATAGTCCTGGAGATGGCAAAGCTCGATCTGGAGCTTTTCCAGCTCCTTCTCGTAGTCCTTGCGCTTCATCCGTTCCGCGGGCTCGTTCTTTGCCATGCTCATCCCTTCGCCGCGTCAGGCCCAATGTGGCCAGACGGCGCTCAATCGCCCCAGGAAATGGTCACGCCGATGTCGCCCGGGACGCCGCCGGGAAAATCGATGACCTGATAGGCGATGCGATAGCCGCGCGGCTGCAGATAGTCGGTCCAGAGCTGGTAGATTTCCTTTGGAATGCCGGTCAGCGTGTTCTCCCAGCCCTTTTCCATCTGGTTGATGGCGCGTCCCTTGTCGATGCAGAGCGTGTTGGGGAAGCGATAGACCTGCACTTCGGTCAAGCCGTTTCGCACCGCACGCTGAATGATCGTCGATGCCAGCTCGATCTTCTCCTCTTCGCTCTTGCCGGACGGCTTGCTGAGCCGCTCGATCAAAGCACGCTTTTCGGCCTCGGCGGCGGCGGCCAGGCGAACATATTCGTCCGCCTTCTCGGCCTCTTTGAGGGCTGCTTCCTTGCGGATCTGGATGGCATTGGGGATGAGATCATCGATGCCGGGCATGGCTGTCCGCTCCTGCTGTTTCGATTCAGCGTGCTGCCGCAAGGGTAGGTAGGCCCGCCCCAATTCCGTTGATCCAGATCAAGCAATTCCGCCACCTGGTACGCACTGTTGTTCGAGGGTTTGAACGACGAAGTCCGGCTTGGGGGAACATTTTGAGCGAGCAGCTTCACCCGGCGGCTCCGCAGCATCTGCCGTTCTACCTTGCGCAAAGCGCTTGTTGATGGAGGCGGAGGTAAACTCGCGCAATCGAACGCACTCGTGCGGCTCAAGCTGGTCCCGACGCCGGGGCCGGTCGAAACAGCGAAGGCCTTTTCGACGGGCAGCGTCGATCTCGCCGTGGTGCGCGGCGATGTTGGCGAGCTTGCTGACGCGCGGGCCGGTGGTTGCGGTCGCCCATCGGTCGTGTTGCTGGTCGCTCCTCCGGGATCGACCTGGATCGATATTTCCGAAATCAAACGCGAGCGCGATGTCACCGCAGTCAATGCCGCCGCCCTTTGCCTTGAGAATTTGATCCATGACCGGCGCATCGCTCTTGCGTCGCGGCAAGGCGGTCAGGCCTCGGGGTGAAACGCTCCGGATTTCTTGATCTCTGTCAACGAAGACCGGTCAACCGGCGTTGATGCTTGCTGCGATAGGTTCGATGGAGGACATGATGCGTCATGGCGGCAAGATCCTGGTTCCGCTCGTGCTGCTATTGGCATTTGGGGAGCCTTCCTTGGCTCAAACAGCGGACAGCGCGCCAACACCCGTGCCGCAAGCGCTGTCGGCAAGTCAGCCCGCGCCAACCGCGGAACTGCTGAAGCCTGAGCAAATCGAGGCGCTGGTGGCGCCAATCGCGCTTTATCCCGATGAGCTCCTCGCCAACGTGCTGGCGGCCTCGACTTATCCGCTGGAGGTCGTGCAGGCCGACCGCTGGCTGAAGGAGCGCAAGAAGTTGAAAGGCGACGCGCTGAGGACGGAGGTCGACAAGCAATCCTGGGACGACAGCGTCAAGGCGCTGGCGAGCACGCCAGAGGTTCTGACCATGATGAGCGACAAGCTCGAATGGACCCAGAAACTGGGCGATACTTTCCTGGCCCAGCAGCCGGACGTGATGGACGCAATCCAGCGCCTGCGCACCAAGGCCTATGACAACAAGAAGCTGGTAACGACGAAGCAGCAGAAGGTGAGCGTTCAGACGCAGGAGAATAAGCAGGTGGTCGTCATCGAGCCGGCCGAGCCCGGGACGATGTATGTGCCCTATTACGAGCCGGCGACCGTCTACGGCGCCTGGCCCTATACCGACTATCCTCCGTACTATTTTGGCTACCCGTCCTATATCGGCGCCGGCGTGGTCGCAGCCGGCCTCACCTTCGGCACGGCCTGGGCCATCGGGCGCTGGGGCAATTACTGGGGCGGCGGCTGCAACTGGGGCAACCGCAACGTCTATGTCAACCATCGCACCACCAACATCGGAAATGGCTGGCAGCACAATCCGGCGCATCGCCAGGGCGTGCGCTACAACAACACCAACGTCCAGCAACGCTTTGGCAACAATAACCTGAAGGCCGGCGCGGCGGATCGCATGGATTTCCGTGGTCGAGATGGACAACAAGTGCTGCGTCCGAATCAGGGCGCGGGCGACCGTGCGGGAGATCGCGGTGGAGCAGGCGATCGCGCGGGCACGCGTGACACGCCTGCCGGCGACCGCGCGGGTGCTGCGGACCGCGCCAAGGGCAGTGCGAACCGTGGCGGCGATCGAGCCAAGGGCGGCGGAGATCGTGCCAAAGGTGGCGGCGATCGCGCGAAGACCGCCAACCGCGGTGGCGCCGGCACAGGCAATCGTGCCGCTGCGGCCAATCGCGGCGGCGGCAACCGAGGCGGCGCCATGAACGTGTCGTCGGGCCGGGCCGCTTCTGCAGCATCCGCGCGCGGGCGGTCGAGCATGGCGAGCATGCCGCGCGGCGGCGGCGGTGGTGGCGCAGGCTTCTCCGGCGGGCGTGGTGGCGGCATGTCTGCTGGCGGAGGTGGCTTCCGTGGTGGTGGCGGAGGAGGCCGCGGAGGCGGCGGCGGTGGCCGACGCTCGGACATCGCGCTGAAGCACGACATTGTGCTGCTCGGCCATCTCGCCAGTGGGATCGGCTATTACCGCTTCAGCTACCTCGGCAGCAACAAGGCTTATGTCGGGGTGATGGCGCAGGAAGTCGAGAGCGTGAAGCCGGAGGCTGTGACCTGCGGCAGCGACGGTTACCTGCGAGTCTACTATG
This portion of the Bradyrhizobium diazoefficiens genome encodes:
- a CDS encoding response regulator transcription factor, with product MPGLVHVVDDDASFRTAIERRLRLAGYDVATYASALELLDHLPGDAQPGCILLDVQIPGLSGPELQSRLTELGSTVPIVFLTGHADTATTVRAIKAGAEDFLTKPVSSEQLIDAIKRALARQEAARGQHAKLDLLRALVSSLTPRERQVFDLIVRGRINKQIAYELGTTERTVKAHRHQVMEKMRVHSLAELVSIAERLGLLDANAVPGN
- a CDS encoding response regulator, encoding MRSSIRRLLREHGFSAALFDSTKALLDHGDFDEAICIIIDIDLNGQSGIELRRRLAEEGVTAPVIYITGNDSRANRLAAVESGCIAYLTKPFTAQSFIESIERARMGFV
- a CDS encoding SulP family inorganic anion transporter, producing the protein MKSPFLPRTGWIRSFPPFGWLAEYRSSWLRPDAIAGITLAAYAIPVSLAYAGLAGLPPQVGIYGYMLGGIGYALLGSSRQLAVGPTSAISLMIAGTVGSLAGGDAARYTQIASLAACAVALLCLIAWLFKLSTLVRLVSDSILVGFKAGAGLTIIMSQLPSLFGVAGGGHNFFGRASLLASQLGDVNLFVLAIGAIAILLLLLGERLLPGRPVGLTVVVLSIVVATLLGLPSLGIPVTGKIPEGLPAFAVPTFGLVEPEELFPLAAGCLLLAYIEGVSAARSFAAKHGYSLDARQEFLGLGAANLAAAFCHGYPVAGGLSQSAVNDSAGARSPLALVFCAIALALCLLFFTRLLTNLPKAVLAAIVFAAVYRLVDVRALLRMWKVSQIDFYAAAIALVSVLLLGILQGVLLAALASIFLLLARASQPNVAFLGRLPGTGRYSDSSRHDGVEPLVGVIAFRPEASLLYINAETILETVLDALRKSSDIKLVACDLSASPYIDLAGARMLHDLHDELASHQVAFCIVGAHAQVRDLLRAEGLAEKTDSGEWFRSLDSVLGGIEQVELNRDQT
- the ppk2 gene encoding polyphosphate kinase 2, with the translated sequence MAKNEPAERMKRKDYEKELEKLQIELCHLQDYVRANKLRVIVLFEGRDAAGKGGTIKAITEKVSPRAFRVVALPAPSDREKTQLFFQRYMEQFPAGGEIVIFDRSWYNRAGVEYVMGFCSPAEHERFLSLCPEMEKYVIDGGIILIKIWLEVGMDEQERRFRARIDDPVRQWKLSPMDLESYRRWYAYSRARDLMLKATSSKHAPWHIIRSDDKRRARLNCIAHLLKSIPHKRIKKNKVKLPPRSDKGRYNDQAGLRGMKFVEERY
- a CDS encoding DUF3300 domain-containing protein, which encodes MRHGGKILVPLVLLLAFGEPSLAQTADSAPTPVPQALSASQPAPTAELLKPEQIEALVAPIALYPDELLANVLAASTYPLEVVQADRWLKERKKLKGDALRTEVDKQSWDDSVKALASTPEVLTMMSDKLEWTQKLGDTFLAQQPDVMDAIQRLRTKAYDNKKLVTTKQQKVSVQTQENKQVVVIEPAEPGTMYVPYYEPATVYGAWPYTDYPPYYFGYPSYIGAGVVAAGLTFGTAWAIGRWGNYWGGGCNWGNRNVYVNHRTTNIGNGWQHNPAHRQGVRYNNTNVQQRFGNNNLKAGAADRMDFRGRDGQQVLRPNQGAGDRAGDRGGAGDRAGTRDTPAGDRAGAADRAKGSANRGGDRAKGGGDRAKGGGDRAKTANRGGAGTGNRAAAANRGGGNRGGAMNVSSGRAASAASARGRSSMASMPRGGGGGGAGFSGGRGGGMSAGGGGFRGGGGGGRGGGGGGRRSDIALKHDIVLLGHLASGIGYYRFSYLGSNKAYVGVMAQEVESVKPEAVTCGSDGYLRVYYEKLGLKFRTYSDWLAGGARIPAEVTP